One Thiocapsa sp. genomic window carries:
- a CDS encoding S-methyl-5'-thioinosine phosphorylase, with protein MSLLAIIGGSGFSDFPALEVEASRRVETPFGETSAPVAIGRLDGAQVLFLPRHGAGHHLPPHRINYRANLWALRALGADRVVALAAVGGIGARFSPLALAVPHDLVDYTYGREHSIYDGEQDGLDHVDMTSPYCEELRRALIRACAESGHPAIEEGVYAATQGPRLETTAEIARLERDGCDLVGMTGMPEAGIARELGLCYASLAFVVNWAAGKGEGVITMAEIASHLRECVGRVRAVLGIVAISG; from the coding sequence ATGAGTCTTCTCGCCATCATCGGTGGATCTGGTTTTTCGGACTTTCCCGCCTTGGAGGTCGAGGCATCGCGTCGCGTCGAAACCCCCTTCGGCGAGACCTCGGCACCGGTAGCGATCGGGCGCCTGGACGGTGCTCAGGTCCTTTTCCTCCCGCGCCACGGCGCCGGCCACCATTTGCCGCCTCACCGGATCAATTACCGGGCCAATCTGTGGGCGCTGCGCGCCCTGGGCGCCGATCGAGTCGTCGCCCTGGCGGCGGTCGGCGGGATCGGCGCGCGCTTCTCCCCGCTCGCGCTGGCGGTTCCGCACGATCTCGTCGACTACACGTACGGACGTGAGCACAGCATCTACGACGGGGAGCAGGACGGGCTGGATCATGTCGACATGACCTCGCCGTATTGCGAGGAGCTGCGCAGGGCTTTGATCCGTGCCTGTGCCGAATCAGGCCATCCGGCGATCGAGGAGGGCGTTTACGCCGCGACCCAGGGTCCGCGGCTCGAAACGACGGCGGAGATCGCCCGACTCGAGCGTGACGGCTGCGACCTGGTCGGGATGACCGGCATGCCGGAGGCCGGGATCGCGCGAGAGCTCGGACTTTGCTATGCGAGCCTGGCGTTTGTCGTGAACTGGGCGGCGGGAAAAGGCGAGGGCGTCATCACGATGGCCGAGATCGCGTCACACCTGCGCGAGTGTGTCGGGCGTGTACGCGCGGTGCTCGGGATCGTCGCGATCTCGGGTTGA
- a CDS encoding lytic transglycosylase domain-containing protein, giving the protein MPTYPISIRYLSFLLLSLALLGLAGCGSDGGQRTTSGESGTQGDLVAGSDTFPVPAEIQPNVDFWRHVYGVWSRGEVAIHDNEHMGVVYEVVKLPGPIKEGYTDSQRELVRARRDAHTEQLRQLENHIRTGQSLTAGDQALLAKFEQAGSGRGAVYGAADRVRSQRGLRERFHRGIEISGRYDPAFREIMRSHGVPEDLAYLPHVESSFQTNARSSVGAAGVWQFMPATGRMYMNVNDSIDDRFDPIVAADGAARYLSQAHRRLGSWPLAITSYNHGQGGMANAKAQFGDDFGGIVKNYRGPYFGFSSRNFYAGFIAARDVTHNADRYFPEGVRREEPWPHDRLVLQHSMPVNHIAGHYGVTPYRLADLNMHWRERARDGRAHLPPGSTVWLPAGTKRRVASHPPPVANVMVARAEPKASPVARQAIAKAERPAAKSTTTSAAAKPVAKASTKQIAKASAAQQPKKAATAARYHVVKPQETLYRVAVQNGITVDELRKLNKMRPDDNKIRPGQKLKVSI; this is encoded by the coding sequence ATGCCGACCTATCCGATCAGTATCAGGTATTTGTCGTTCCTGCTGTTGTCGCTTGCCCTGCTCGGCTTGGCGGGCTGCGGCAGCGACGGGGGCCAACGCACCACCTCGGGCGAGAGCGGGACGCAGGGCGATCTTGTGGCCGGCTCCGACACCTTTCCCGTTCCGGCCGAGATCCAGCCGAATGTGGATTTCTGGCGCCATGTCTACGGCGTCTGGAGTCGCGGAGAAGTCGCCATCCACGACAACGAGCACATGGGTGTCGTCTACGAGGTCGTGAAGCTCCCCGGGCCCATCAAAGAGGGCTACACGGACTCCCAGCGCGAGCTGGTGCGCGCTCGCAGAGACGCCCACACCGAGCAGTTGCGTCAGTTGGAGAACCACATTCGGACCGGACAGTCCCTTACCGCAGGCGACCAGGCCCTGCTCGCCAAATTCGAGCAGGCCGGCAGCGGTCGCGGTGCCGTCTACGGGGCGGCAGACCGGGTACGCAGTCAACGCGGGCTGCGCGAGCGGTTCCATCGCGGGATCGAGATCAGCGGACGCTACGATCCGGCCTTCCGCGAGATCATGCGCAGTCATGGCGTTCCCGAAGACCTCGCCTACCTCCCGCACGTGGAGTCGTCGTTCCAGACCAATGCCCGATCGAGCGTCGGCGCGGCCGGGGTCTGGCAGTTCATGCCGGCAACCGGGCGCATGTACATGAACGTCAACGACAGTATTGACGATCGCTTCGACCCCATTGTGGCTGCCGACGGCGCCGCTCGTTATCTGTCCCAGGCCCACCGCCGACTCGGAAGCTGGCCGCTCGCCATCACCTCCTACAATCACGGGCAAGGTGGAATGGCGAATGCCAAGGCCCAGTTCGGCGACGACTTCGGCGGGATCGTGAAGAACTATCGGGGACCGTACTTCGGATTTTCCTCGCGTAATTTCTACGCCGGGTTCATCGCCGCCCGCGATGTCACGCACAACGCCGATCGTTATTTCCCCGAGGGCGTCCGGCGCGAAGAGCCTTGGCCGCACGACCGCCTGGTCCTCCAGCACAGCATGCCGGTGAACCATATCGCGGGACACTACGGCGTGACCCCCTATCGCCTTGCCGACCTGAACATGCACTGGCGAGAGCGCGCACGCGACGGTCGTGCGCATCTGCCCCCCGGCAGCACGGTGTGGCTCCCGGCCGGGACCAAGCGACGCGTCGCCAGCCACCCGCCGCCGGTCGCCAACGTCATGGTCGCCCGCGCCGAGCCCAAGGCATCGCCGGTGGCCCGTCAGGCAATCGCCAAGGCCGAGCGACCGGCAGCCAAATCGACGACCACGTCGGCAGCGGCGAAACCCGTGGCGAAAGCGTCCACCAAGCAGATCGCGAAGGCATCTGCTGCGCAGCAGCCCAAGAAGGCGGCGACCGCAGCGCGCTACCATGTCGTCAAACCGCAAGAGACGCTCTATCGCGTCGCGGTTCAGAACGGCATCACGGTCGACGAGTTGCGCAAGCTCAACAAGATGCGGCCCGACGACAACAAGATCCGTCCGGGGCAGAAGCTCAAGGTCAGCATTTAA
- the nagZ gene encoding beta-N-acetylhexosaminidase, producing MSLGPVMLDVAGTVLDAEDREVLRHPAVGGVILFARNFVSPEQLAELTAEIHALREPHLLIGVDQEGGRVQRFREGFTRLPPAGRFAELYGRHPRDARAGCGSVAWLMAAELRSVGVDFSFAPVLDLNRGLNPVVGDRAFGDRARVVGDLALAWLDGVRRAGMAGVGKHFPGHGGVSVDSHLELPVDPRPYTDLLMEDLIPFERLIAHALEGIMPAHVRYPLVDERPAGFSPVWLRDILRGRLGFQGVIFSDDLSMGAATSEGDPVERARAASDAGCDMLLVCNNRPAALAVLDAFVDHHDPAAELRLLRMHGRGQHERARLHELPEWQRGVQCVALLEGLETLDLGLLDPTDPEATR from the coding sequence ATGTCTTTGGGTCCCGTCATGCTCGATGTCGCGGGGACGGTGCTCGACGCCGAAGATCGCGAGGTGTTGCGCCATCCCGCCGTGGGCGGGGTCATCCTCTTCGCGCGCAACTTCGTCTCGCCCGAACAGCTCGCCGAGCTCACCGCGGAGATCCACGCGCTGCGCGAGCCGCATCTTCTGATCGGGGTTGACCAAGAAGGTGGGCGGGTACAGCGCTTTCGCGAGGGTTTTACGCGACTGCCCCCCGCGGGCCGTTTTGCCGAGCTCTACGGTCGACATCCAAGAGACGCCCGCGCCGGCTGTGGATCCGTGGCCTGGCTCATGGCCGCGGAGCTACGCTCGGTCGGCGTAGATTTCAGCTTCGCACCCGTGCTCGATCTGAACCGGGGGCTCAATCCGGTCGTCGGCGATCGCGCCTTCGGAGATCGTGCGCGTGTGGTCGGCGACCTCGCGCTCGCCTGGCTCGACGGCGTGCGCCGCGCGGGCATGGCCGGCGTGGGCAAGCATTTTCCCGGACATGGCGGGGTGAGCGTGGACTCGCACCTTGAGCTTCCCGTCGATCCGAGGCCTTACACCGACCTCTTGATGGAGGATCTCATCCCGTTCGAGCGCCTCATCGCGCACGCCCTGGAGGGGATCATGCCGGCCCATGTTCGGTACCCCCTGGTCGACGAGCGCCCGGCCGGATTCTCGCCGGTCTGGTTGCGCGACATCCTGCGCGGTCGCCTTGGCTTCCAAGGGGTCATCTTCAGCGACGACCTCAGCATGGGTGCCGCGACATCCGAGGGCGATCCGGTCGAGCGTGCCCGAGCCGCCTCGGATGCCGGTTGCGATATGCTGCTGGTTTGCAACAATCGGCCGGCGGCGCTCGCGGTTCTCGATGCGTTCGTCGATCATCACGACCCAGCGGCCGAGCTGCGTCTGCTCAGGATGCACGGCCGCGGCCAGCACGAGCGAGCACGCTTGCACGAGCTGCCCGAGTGGCAGCGCGGCGTGCAGTGCGTGGCGCTTCTCGAGGGGCTCGAAACGCTCGATCTGGGGCTCCTCGATCCGACCGACCCGGAGGCAACCCGATGA
- a CDS encoding nucleoside triphosphate pyrophosphatase encodes MPAPALVLASTSPYRRQLLERLGLPFTTAAPDIDERRRPGESPQVLVLRLAEAKARAIAPTHPNALVIGSDQVACLDDDVLGKPGDRANAIAQLEQASGRMVVFQTGLCLLDTASGRAQTLVEPFRVHFRRLDRQQIESYLDREQPFDCAGSFKSEGLGIALFERLEGDDPNTLIGLPLIRLVSLLEAEGLHPLQG; translated from the coding sequence GTGCCTGCGCCCGCGCTCGTCCTTGCCTCGACCTCGCCTTACCGGCGCCAGCTCTTGGAGCGTTTGGGCCTGCCCTTTACGACCGCCGCTCCCGACATCGACGAACGACGCCGACCCGGCGAATCGCCGCAGGTCCTGGTTCTGCGCTTGGCGGAGGCCAAGGCAAGGGCGATCGCGCCGACACATCCGAACGCACTCGTGATCGGGTCGGATCAAGTTGCCTGTCTCGACGACGATGTCTTGGGAAAACCCGGCGACCGCGCAAACGCCATCGCTCAACTGGAGCAGGCATCCGGGCGGATGGTCGTCTTCCAAACCGGCTTATGTCTACTCGACACGGCAAGCGGCCGCGCGCAAACCCTCGTCGAACCCTTTCGCGTCCACTTCAGACGCCTCGACCGACAGCAGATCGAGAGTTACCTGGATCGCGAGCAACCCTTCGATTGCGCCGGCAGCTTCAAGTCGGAAGGTCTCGGTATCGCGTTATTCGAGCGGCTCGAAGGTGACGATCCCAATACCCTGATCGGATTGCCTCTCATCCGCTTGGTCTCATTACTCGAAGCGGAAGGTCTGCATCCGCTTCAGGGCTGA
- the ftsH gene encoding ATP-dependent zinc metalloprotease FtsH: MNAKNLNLLLWVAVTIWLVMMFNSMTTSDPIESRSLSYSQFLQELSDGSIREVTIQDEKIKGLRTDGSRFETFDPGDPALVGDLLENGVSIRAEPPERPSVLFQILIAWLPFLLLIGVWFWFMRRNMGGGGGGGGIFNFGKSRARQHAEGDVKVTLRDVAGVEEAKEEVGELVDFLRNPQKFSNLGGRIPRGVLMVGPPGTGKTLLARAIAGEAKVPFYSIAGSDFVEMFVGVGASRVRDLFEQAKKAAPCIIFIDEIDAVGRKRGAGLGGGHDEREQTLNQLLVEMDGFAGNEGIIVIAATNRADVLDPALLRPGRFDRQVVVGLPDLAGRAAILEVHMRKVPIAEDVDSRTIARGTPGFSGADLANLVNEAALFAARAGHTEVAMQMFERAKDKIMMGAERRSIVMSESERKLTAYHEAGHAIVGRLVPEHDPVHKVSIIPRGRALGVTLFLPERDRYSMSKRQLESQLSTLFGGRLAEEMIFGPEHVTTGASNDIERATDIARNMVTRFGLSDNLGPLAYAEDEGEVFLGRSVTQQRQVSPETAQAIDKEVRQIIDRNYKRAKQVLEENLEKLHTMAEALLKFETIGKDQIDDIMSGQPMREPDDDFGSTKSKSGSNGDLPKGGAPRKEPPVVGGAVGGV, encoded by the coding sequence ATGAATGCCAAAAACTTAAATCTGCTGCTTTGGGTCGCCGTCACCATCTGGCTGGTGATGATGTTCAACAGTATGACGACTTCCGACCCGATCGAGTCCCGCAGCTTGAGCTACAGCCAGTTCCTGCAAGAGCTCTCGGACGGGTCGATCCGCGAGGTCACCATCCAGGACGAGAAGATCAAAGGCCTGAGGACCGACGGATCCCGTTTCGAGACCTTCGATCCGGGCGATCCCGCGCTGGTCGGCGACCTTCTTGAGAACGGCGTGAGCATTCGCGCCGAGCCGCCCGAACGCCCGAGCGTTTTGTTTCAGATCTTGATCGCCTGGCTGCCCTTCCTGCTCCTGATCGGGGTATGGTTCTGGTTCATGCGGCGCAACATGGGCGGCGGCGGCGGTGGCGGCGGGATCTTCAACTTCGGCAAGAGCCGTGCACGTCAACACGCCGAAGGCGATGTCAAGGTCACGCTGCGCGATGTCGCAGGTGTGGAAGAAGCGAAGGAAGAGGTCGGCGAGCTGGTGGATTTTCTGCGTAATCCGCAGAAATTCTCGAACCTCGGCGGTCGCATCCCGCGTGGCGTGCTGATGGTCGGCCCTCCGGGTACCGGTAAGACGCTGCTGGCGCGTGCCATCGCCGGCGAGGCCAAGGTGCCCTTCTACAGCATCGCAGGCTCGGACTTCGTGGAGATGTTCGTCGGTGTCGGCGCCTCGCGCGTTCGCGATCTCTTCGAACAAGCGAAAAAGGCCGCGCCCTGCATCATCTTCATCGACGAGATCGACGCGGTCGGTCGCAAGCGCGGTGCAGGATTGGGCGGCGGTCACGACGAGCGCGAGCAGACCCTCAACCAGCTTTTGGTGGAGATGGACGGTTTCGCGGGCAACGAGGGCATCATCGTGATCGCGGCGACCAACCGCGCGGACGTGCTCGACCCGGCGCTCCTGCGTCCGGGCCGGTTCGACCGTCAGGTGGTCGTCGGACTGCCCGATCTGGCCGGTCGTGCGGCCATCCTCGAGGTACACATGCGCAAGGTGCCGATCGCCGAGGATGTCGACTCCCGCACCATCGCCCGCGGGACACCCGGCTTCTCCGGCGCGGATCTCGCCAACCTGGTCAACGAGGCCGCCCTCTTCGCGGCCCGCGCCGGGCATACCGAGGTCGCGATGCAGATGTTCGAGCGCGCCAAAGACAAGATCATGATGGGTGCCGAACGGCGCAGCATCGTGATGTCCGAGTCCGAGCGCAAGCTGACCGCCTATCACGAGGCCGGCCATGCGATCGTCGGGCGTCTGGTGCCTGAGCATGATCCGGTCCACAAGGTCAGCATCATTCCGCGCGGACGTGCGCTCGGCGTGACGCTGTTCCTGCCCGAGCGCGATCGCTACAGCATGAGCAAGCGTCAGTTGGAGAGTCAGCTCTCGACCCTGTTCGGCGGACGACTGGCCGAGGAAATGATCTTCGGGCCCGAGCACGTGACGACCGGCGCCTCCAACGATATCGAACGCGCGACCGATATCGCACGCAACATGGTGACGCGTTTCGGGTTGTCGGATAACCTCGGACCGCTGGCCTACGCCGAAGACGAGGGCGAGGTTTTCCTGGGGCGCTCGGTCACGCAGCAGCGTCAGGTCTCGCCGGAGACCGCGCAGGCGATCGACAAGGAGGTGCGGCAGATCATCGACCGGAACTACAAGCGCGCGAAGCAGGTGCTCGAGGAGAACCTCGAGAAGCTGCATACGATGGCCGAGGCATTGCTCAAGTTCGAGACGATCGGCAAGGATCAAATCGACGACATCATGTCCGGTCAGCCGATGCGTGAACCCGACGACGACTTCGGCAGCACCAAGTCGAAGTCCGGCAGCAACGGCGACCTTCCCAAAGGGGGCGCGCCGCGCAAAGAGCCGCCCGTCGTCGGAGGTGCCGTCGGCGGGGTCTGA
- a CDS encoding PDZ domain-containing protein, giving the protein MQPAVPLLSAGFAVGALIGVAAVAGYLAMTEPQPPASSDDDRVAATVAAPPIPNALGVTAVTDPASDAPPAESGVSASDAATSRAVQSLETQVTDLRVRLASVEQALNRVLSASAATARAIDETRPPAPRTAEERRGALVAAGVEPGLAEDLVLKEAQRSLERLSLRDQAIREGWVGNAQYREELARINADARSLREEIGDDTYDRYLYATGADNRVKVDSVIPGSAAEIAGLQAGDLIESYADERLFDFSELRSKTTEGEYGEQVPVQVRRAGRVIETWVPRGPLGVTLNSARVGPAP; this is encoded by the coding sequence ATGCAGCCAGCCGTTCCTCTGTTGTCAGCCGGCTTTGCGGTCGGTGCACTCATCGGCGTTGCCGCCGTCGCCGGCTATCTCGCCATGACCGAACCGCAGCCGCCAGCCTCGTCCGATGACGATCGCGTTGCCGCGACGGTAGCGGCGCCGCCGATTCCGAATGCGCTGGGCGTGACCGCGGTTACCGATCCGGCCTCGGACGCGCCGCCGGCCGAGTCGGGAGTGTCCGCTTCGGATGCAGCGACCTCGCGGGCGGTGCAAAGTCTGGAAACGCAGGTGACGGATCTGCGCGTTCGGCTGGCGAGCGTAGAGCAGGCCCTGAACCGCGTCCTGAGCGCCTCGGCAGCGACGGCCCGCGCTATCGACGAGACACGACCGCCGGCCCCGCGCACCGCCGAGGAACGGCGCGGCGCTCTCGTGGCCGCGGGCGTGGAACCCGGCCTGGCCGAGGATTTGGTCCTGAAGGAGGCGCAGCGCTCGCTCGAGCGGCTCTCCTTGCGGGATCAGGCGATTCGCGAAGGCTGGGTCGGGAACGCACAGTATCGCGAGGAGCTCGCGCGGATCAACGCGGACGCGCGCTCGCTTCGCGAAGAGATCGGCGACGACACCTACGACCGCTACCTCTACGCAACGGGTGCAGACAACCGCGTGAAGGTCGATTCGGTCATCCCCGGTTCCGCCGCCGAGATTGCGGGACTGCAAGCGGGCGATCTGATCGAGTCCTACGCCGACGAACGCCTGTTCGATTTCTCGGAACTGCGCAGCAAAACCACCGAGGGTGAGTACGGAGAGCAGGTCCCGGTGCAGGTGCGCCGTGCGGGGCGCGTGATCGAGACCTGGGTCCCGCGCGGGCCGCTCGGCGTCACCTTGAATTCAGCACGGGTCGGGCCTGCGCCCTGA
- a CDS encoding AAA-like domain-containing protein has translation MRFFTTEGPVRPDRHYSLPPLSRWDLAEVLSLIDQEKYFLLHAPRQTGKTSCLLALMAHLNQEGRYRAVYANLEGAQAWRERLAEAMATIVTDIATSAQVWLGDEERPRHARDVLSTTAPGSVLNVFLSQWCQQTPQPLVLLLDEVDALVGDTLLSLLRQLRAGYPQRPAAFPQTVILCGVRDLRDYRIHASSEREVITGGSAFNIKAESLRLGDFSAAETRTLLLEHTQETGQVFTPEALDRVWELTQGQPWLVNALAYRACFKLPAGRDRSRPITLDLIDQAKEAMIVERVTHLDQLAHKLQEPRVRRVIEPMLAGLTPETVAEDDRDYLVDLGLLRRDGAGGLIVANPIYREVLPRVLASGPRDSLPRIAPSWLKADGTLDPAALLDAFLAFWRQHGEPLLKSAPYHEIAPHLVLMAFLHRVINGGGTLEREYAIGSGRMDLCLRYGAVTLGMELKVWRDGRPDPQTEGLIQLDDYLAGLGLDSGWLVIFDRRAGQPPIAERTDSATRSSPRGRSIRVIRA, from the coding sequence ATGCGCTTCTTCACCACCGAAGGCCCGGTTCGGCCAGACCGTCACTACAGCCTGCCGCCGCTGTCGCGCTGGGATCTGGCCGAAGTCCTCAGTCTGATCGACCAGGAAAAATACTTCCTGCTCCACGCCCCGCGCCAGACCGGCAAGACCTCCTGCCTGCTGGCGCTCATGGCGCATCTGAATCAGGAGGGGCGCTATCGGGCGGTCTATGCCAATCTGGAGGGCGCCCAGGCCTGGCGCGAGCGCCTCGCCGAGGCCATGGCGACCATCGTCACCGACATCGCCACCTCGGCCCAGGTCTGGCTCGGCGACGAGGAGCGCCCGCGCCACGCGCGGGACGTCTTGTCCACCACCGCGCCCGGCTCGGTACTGAACGTTTTTTTAAGTCAGTGGTGTCAGCAGACGCCGCAACCGCTGGTGCTGCTGCTGGACGAGGTCGATGCCCTGGTCGGGGATACCCTGCTGTCGCTGTTGCGCCAACTGCGGGCCGGCTATCCACAACGCCCTGCGGCCTTTCCCCAGACCGTCATCCTGTGCGGCGTGCGCGATCTGCGCGACTACCGCATTCATGCCAGCTCCGAACGCGAGGTCATCACCGGCGGCAGCGCCTTCAACATCAAGGCCGAATCGCTGCGGCTGGGCGACTTCAGCGCCGCGGAGACCCGCACCCTGCTGCTGGAGCATACCCAAGAGACCGGGCAGGTCTTCACCCCGGAGGCGCTCGATCGGGTGTGGGAATTGACCCAGGGCCAGCCCTGGCTGGTCAACGCGCTGGCCTACCGCGCCTGTTTCAAACTGCCCGCCGGTCGCGACCGGTCCCGGCCGATTACCTTAGACCTCATCGATCAGGCCAAGGAGGCGATGATCGTCGAGCGCGTCACGCATCTCGATCAGCTCGCCCACAAGCTCCAGGAACCGCGGGTGCGGCGCGTCATCGAGCCGATGTTGGCCGGGCTGACGCCCGAGACGGTGGCCGAGGACGACCGCGACTATCTGGTCGATCTCGGGCTGCTCAGGCGCGACGGCGCCGGTGGCCTGATCGTCGCCAACCCCATCTATCGCGAGGTGCTGCCACGCGTCCTGGCCAGCGGTCCCCGGGATTCGCTGCCCCGCATCGCGCCGAGCTGGCTCAAGGCCGACGGCACCCTGGATCCGGCCGCGCTGCTCGACGCCTTCCTCGCCTTCTGGCGCCAACACGGCGAGCCGCTGCTCAAAAGCGCCCCGTATCACGAGATCGCCCCGCATCTGGTGCTCATGGCCTTTCTGCACCGGGTGATCAACGGCGGCGGCACCCTGGAGCGCGAATACGCCATCGGCTCCGGGCGCATGGATCTGTGTCTGCGCTATGGGGCGGTGACGCTGGGGATGGAGCTCAAGGTCTGGCGCGACGGCCGCCCCGATCCGCAGACCGAAGGGCTGATCCAGCTCGACGACTATCTCGCCGGCTTGGGGCTGGACAGCGGCTGGCTGGTGATCTTCGACCGACGCGCCGGACAGCCGCCGATCGCCGAACGCACCGACAGCGCCACCCGGAGCAGTCCCCGGGGGCGCTCCATTCGCGTGATTCGCGCCTGA
- a CDS encoding hemerythrin domain-containing protein produces MPTLEDYRHTHGELRQMIEDLRSILTPEQLRIRPNAKTAYELLCDLGTKVRSHLADEDRSLYPSLLIHEDPKVKSIAWGFISGEKPLRKTFDDYHKHWLKNCDFNFTDDFLAETHEIFDMVDKRIDREEQVLFPKLIEIGIFTDRPGKRGARSFNPSA; encoded by the coding sequence ATGCCGACCCTGGAAGATTACCGCCACACCCATGGCGAGCTGCGTCAGATGATCGAGGATCTCAGATCGATTCTCACGCCCGAGCAGCTGCGCATTCGCCCGAACGCCAAGACCGCTTACGAGCTGTTGTGCGATCTAGGCACGAAGGTGCGCAGTCATCTCGCCGACGAAGACCGCAGTCTCTACCCGAGCCTTCTCATCCACGAAGATCCCAAGGTCAAGTCGATCGCCTGGGGCTTCATCAGCGGCGAGAAGCCATTGCGCAAAACCTTCGACGACTACCACAAGCACTGGCTGAAAAACTGTGATTTCAACTTTACGGACGATTTTCTTGCTGAAACGCACGAGATCTTCGACATGGTCGACAAGCGCATCGATCGCGAAGAGCAGGTCCTGTTTCCGAAGCTGATCGAGATCGGCATCTTTACCGATCGGCCCGGAAAGCGCGGCGCGAGGTCATTCAATCCATCGGCCTGA
- a CDS encoding hypoxanthine-guanine phosphoribosyltransferase, whose amino-acid sequence MKLDPKDYDAVAARAQQLVTPEEIDAALDRMAASITERLAGKDPLVLCVMTGAVFVAGLLLPRLQFQLRVDYIHASRYQGRTSGGEIVWRYRPSDAIRGEHVLVLDDILDEGITLRQIVDACHEDGAASVHTAVLVSKEREHACEADVVGVQVEDRYLYGYGLDYKSYFRNAAGIYAVADADV is encoded by the coding sequence ATGAAGCTCGACCCGAAAGACTACGACGCCGTCGCCGCACGTGCGCAACAGCTGGTCACGCCCGAGGAGATCGATGCGGCCCTCGACCGAATGGCGGCGTCGATCACCGAGCGTCTCGCCGGCAAGGATCCGCTGGTGCTGTGCGTCATGACGGGAGCGGTCTTTGTCGCCGGCCTCCTGCTTCCGCGGCTGCAGTTTCAACTGCGGGTCGACTATATCCACGCCAGTCGCTATCAGGGCCGGACCAGCGGCGGGGAGATCGTCTGGCGCTACCGTCCGTCGGATGCCATCCGCGGCGAGCATGTCTTGGTGCTCGACGACATCCTCGACGAGGGCATTACGTTGCGCCAAATCGTCGATGCCTGCCATGAAGACGGGGCTGCAAGCGTACACACTGCGGTGCTGGTGTCCAAAGAGCGCGAGCACGCGTGCGAGGCCGATGTCGTCGGGGTGCAGGTCGAGGATCGGTATCTCTACGGATACGGGCTCGACTACAAGAGTTACTTCAGAAACGCTGCCGGGATCTATGCGGTGGCCGATGCAGACGTGTAG